A stretch of Mucilaginibacter terrae DNA encodes these proteins:
- the porW gene encoding type IX secretion system periplasmic lipoprotein PorW/SprE, whose amino-acid sequence MKRTLKNIRPFHLVMLLLLAGCSLEKESAVNRGLQNLTARYNILFNANELLTIKQESYATAFIDDYDRVLNVYQDTASTRATGDKELDEVVVKANKIISIKEQSNYIDDAYLLLAKAAHLRGDYFNSVEYCGYITRSFRQNVKIVQQARAWQIRSLLYLNQLQQAKVLLDTAIINLTDKQKTEAGMIYAAGMQLYIDAQNYPDAIDMGKRAIPLATGSQQRLRWIFILAQLQELTKQPADAYDNYTRVVKSNAPFVMAFNAEINRIRIEDIQNGRNISRADRLKSLLRNENNLEFKDQIYYQLGELAIINNQTDEAVKNYELSVKNSLRNQNQKGLSYLRLADISFKNKSDYVTARKYYDSTLISLSPNYPGYQTIKTKADNLQLIADKLHIIAREDTLQALAKLDTATRSRRIEEMAKRDEEQKSLTAASNASASANTINPANNLTSVDNSKTPTTNGADPSGFYFDNTGAISQGFTDFKRKWGNRRLEDNWRRSVRNNSDITTNTANSSQTVNPGVVLPNMQKSTEDVASNNAKQDLLQSIPVTPEQIEKSNQRIYNAYVDLAVFYRDVLNDKPEAIATFEQLLKRFPKDENLAANYYNLYRLYADVNPSRSEEYKTLILNQYPNSTFARVITDPDFARRLDDKDAELNAFYNQIYDLYVQRQYPRVITRSDELLRQYPDNRISPQIAYLRALASGHQEKVTPFRSELVQINTRYPNDALITPLVRQHLIYIDANQAEMATRRFAVIDSDPNAPVFIPEPVVQPKLQQPVIAAAKPPVNKPEPKPAVKEPVVAKTPPVEKTVAPAPTVTAPVIPPPAPSIFNNRDSTNYYFTINVSSGTTNLSSSRFGFGQFNRTIYRGNGVKHQLKPVGADNQLIYIGVFNSKDAAKEYARQIVPLLPQIMKVPADKYSFFIITQENLDKLADRKTLDSYIDYYQKNF is encoded by the coding sequence TTGAAGCGCACTTTAAAAAACATACGTCCTTTTCATTTGGTGATGCTTTTGCTATTGGCCGGTTGCTCGCTCGAAAAAGAGAGTGCGGTAAACCGGGGGCTGCAAAATCTTACTGCACGCTACAATATTTTATTTAACGCCAATGAGCTTTTAACAATAAAACAGGAAAGCTACGCCACTGCTTTTATTGACGATTACGACCGTGTATTAAACGTATACCAGGATACCGCTTCAACCCGGGCCACGGGCGATAAGGAACTGGACGAAGTAGTGGTAAAAGCCAACAAAATCATCAGCATTAAAGAACAAAGCAATTATATTGATGATGCCTACCTCCTGCTGGCAAAAGCTGCCCATTTGCGGGGCGATTATTTTAACTCGGTTGAGTATTGCGGTTACATAACCCGTTCATTCAGGCAAAACGTTAAAATTGTGCAGCAGGCCCGTGCCTGGCAAATACGCTCGTTGCTATACCTTAACCAACTACAACAGGCCAAAGTGCTTTTAGATACCGCCATTATCAACCTTACTGATAAGCAAAAAACCGAGGCTGGCATGATTTACGCCGCAGGTATGCAGTTGTATATCGACGCTCAAAACTACCCCGATGCTATTGATATGGGCAAAAGAGCTATTCCGCTGGCCACTGGTTCGCAGCAGCGTTTGCGCTGGATATTTATACTGGCGCAACTGCAGGAGCTCACCAAACAACCGGCCGATGCTTACGACAACTATACCCGAGTTGTAAAAAGTAATGCGCCGTTTGTAATGGCTTTTAACGCCGAAATTAACCGCATACGCATAGAGGATATTCAAAACGGCCGTAATATAAGCCGTGCCGACCGCCTGAAGAGTTTACTCCGCAACGAGAACAACTTGGAGTTTAAAGACCAGATATATTATCAGCTGGGCGAATTAGCCATCATTAACAATCAAACTGATGAGGCTGTAAAGAATTACGAACTGTCTGTTAAGAACAGTCTCCGTAATCAAAATCAAAAGGGTTTGAGTTACCTGCGCCTGGCCGACATCAGCTTTAAAAACAAAAGCGATTATGTAACCGCCCGTAAGTATTACGATAGCACTTTGATTAGCTTATCGCCCAATTACCCGGGTTACCAAACCATAAAAACCAAGGCCGATAACCTGCAACTGATCGCTGATAAGCTACATATCATAGCGCGTGAAGATACCCTGCAAGCCTTGGCAAAGTTAGATACCGCTACCCGCAGTAGGCGCATCGAAGAAATGGCTAAACGCGATGAGGAACAAAAATCTCTTACTGCAGCAAGCAACGCCTCTGCCTCAGCAAATACAATTAACCCGGCTAATAATCTTACCAGTGTTGACAATAGCAAAACGCCAACCACCAACGGCGCCGACCCAAGCGGATTTTATTTTGATAACACCGGGGCTATAAGCCAGGGCTTTACTGATTTTAAGCGTAAATGGGGAAACCGCCGTTTGGAAGATAACTGGCGGCGAAGCGTGCGTAACAACAGCGACATTACCACCAATACTGCTAATTCATCACAAACGGTTAACCCTGGAGTGGTTCTTCCAAACATGCAGAAGAGTACGGAAGACGTGGCATCAAACAACGCCAAGCAGGATTTATTGCAAAGTATACCGGTTACACCCGAGCAGATCGAAAAATCAAACCAGCGTATATATAATGCCTATGTTGATTTAGCAGTTTTTTACCGCGATGTGCTGAATGATAAACCAGAGGCAATTGCTACTTTTGAACAGCTGCTGAAACGTTTCCCGAAAGATGAAAACCTGGCGGCCAATTATTACAACCTTTACCGTTTGTATGCCGATGTAAACCCATCGCGCTCCGAGGAGTATAAAACCCTTATTTTAAATCAGTATCCTAACAGCACTTTTGCCAGGGTAATTACCGATCCTGATTTTGCCCGCCGTTTGGATGATAAAGATGCCGAGCTGAACGCTTTTTATAACCAGATATACGATTTATACGTTCAGCGCCAGTACCCGCGGGTAATTACCCGTTCAGACGAATTATTGCGCCAATACCCTGATAATCGTATTTCTCCGCAAATAGCCTATTTACGTGCATTAGCCTCAGGCCACCAGGAAAAGGTGACGCCTTTCCGCAGCGAATTAGTGCAAATAAACACCCGCTATCCTAATGATGCCCTAATTACACCGCTGGTAAGGCAACACCTTATATATATAGATGCTAACCAGGCCGAGATGGCAACCCGCCGCTTTGCCGTTATTGACAGCGACCCGAATGCTCCTGTATTTATTCCAGAGCCCGTGGTTCAGCCTAAATTACAACAACCTGTAATTGCAGCCGCCAAACCACCTGTTAACAAACCGGAGCCTAAGCCTGCGGTTAAAGAACCTGTTGTTGCAAAAACACCGCCGGTAGAAAAAACTGTTGCGCCTGCCCCTACTGTTACAGCCCCGGTAATACCACCACCTGCCCCATCAATTTTTAATAACCGCGATAGCACAAATTACTATTTTACCATTAATGTGAGTAGTGGTACAACCAACCTATCGTCTTCGAGGTTTGGGTTTGGGCAGTTTAACCGCACAATTTACCGTGGAAACGGTGTAAAACACCAGCTAAAACCGGTGGGTGCCGATAACCAGCTTATTTATATAGGCGTGTTTAACAGTAAAGATGCAGCCAAAGAATACGCCAGGCAAATTGTACCCTTGTTACCACAGATCATGAAGGTTCCGGCAGATAAATACAGCTTTTTTATCATCACTCAAGAAAATCTGGATAAATTAGCCGACCGAAAAACTTTGGATAGCTATATTGATTACTATCAAAAAAACTTTTAA